The sequence below is a genomic window from Corythoichthys intestinalis isolate RoL2023-P3 chromosome 12, ASM3026506v1, whole genome shotgun sequence.
gccacgtctcatcttcaatgcccttgctgatggaaggagattttcactcaaaatctctcgatacatggccccattcattctttcctttacacagatcagtcgtgctggtccctttgcaaaaaaaaaaaacagccccatagcatgatgtttccacccccatgcttcacagtgggtatggtgcaattcagtattatttttcctccaaacacaagaacctccgtttctaccaaaaagttctattttggtttcatctgactataacacattctcccagtcctcttctggatcatccaaatgctctctagtgaaccgcagatgggcctggacgtgtactttcttcagcagggggacacatctggtagtgcaggatttgagtccctggtggtgcattgtgttactgatagtagcctttgttactgtggtcccagcttcctgtaggtcattcactaggtcaccccgtgtagctctgggatttttgctcaccattcttgttatcattttgacgccacagggtgaggagggagttgaaagtccatgttgcccaacgacagccccaaaacatcactggtctagaggagatctgcatggaagaatgggccaaaataccagcaacagtgtgtgaaaagcttgtgaagagttacaggaaacatttggcctctgttattgccaacaaagggtacataacaaagtattgacatgaacttttggcattgaccaaatacttattttccactatgatttgcaaataaattcattaaaaatcaaacaatgggattttttttttttttccacattctgtctctcatagttgaggtttacccatgttgacaattagatgcctctctaatattttcaagtaggagaacttgcacaattagtggttgactaaatacttatttaccccactgtatgtaatgataataaatgtgtttaaatgtttatgttatttttgcatttgcttcaattttatttgtacaatttttagaTGATTTTGCCTAGAACTGTTTTCTTTACGTTCAGCATGATGAAATTATGGTTACACTGCTACCTCACTGTTCAAGTCCTCCAACTGAGATTGTGCATTTggacgggaaaaaaaacaaacttaaatCCGATTTCAAAAGTAGACTGACACAGAACTTCTTTAGCCTGCAAGCTCCGATGTCCATCTCCAtcaatggcacccaatgagTCATAGTCAGTTGTGATGGTGACAATTAGTTAGCTTTTTAGTTGGTATTGGTtgtaaagtttaaaaaacactctacaaaataacatccgCATTTGTGCAAGCGTTCAGTTTTCTCCCCATTGGTACTTTGCCGAACAAAAACAGGACAAATGAATAATTCACGGGAATTATACCACCAGTGCCAGAACTGTAAGACCAGGTGAAACACATTCAAATAGGGGTAATGAGTCATTCTTCGTGTGACTCATTTACCACCGTTTAAAGCAAATGGACACAcattataaaaagaaaaaaaaacactacaccACCCACTGCGAGCCATTAGTTCTAATTTCCAAGCTCGACGCTGGTGCGACTGATCAATAGGCCCGCTGGTGAGTCCCATTGTCCTCATACATTATGCAGGAAGTGACGGGATTATTAAGGCTCTTCTGTACCCTCCGTGAGCACTtaagtgctgcttttggatggcaGTGAAAGTTTCTCTCCTAGAAAGTGATCGAGATTCAACATGAAAGCCCAGTGAACTCCGACCCGGGACTGGCACAAGTGACGAGAAAGCATCAGGTATCACCCCCTCCGTCCCCACAGATGTCCATTAACATCAGCTGCCGTCGTCAGGTAGAGCTACTGTGAATGTTTTAAACCtgagctaaaaaaaaatttaaaaaaaaaaaaaaaaggattgacAGATTAGGCGAAACAATGATGTAACATGACATCCTTGTGGAGGTTTTGCTTTCAGGATGAATAACGCCATAAGCGGGTTTAAAACAAACCGTTTGAGCGCATCTCAAGTGCTCCGCTTGGCTGAATTATTGATATTTTGAGGGATCTTTCAGTAGGTAGGTCAGcatgcatctttttttttttgcttcacatCCCGGCACGCTGCTCAAGTGAGCTGATTCTTTCTGCGTGAAATGAAATGACTTGACATCTTCCCGACCACCGGGTAAGGAAGAGAGGAGGAGAGAGGGTGAGCGAGTGAGAGATGGAGAGAGAGGGAGAATAAGGAACTTTGTTACCAGGCGCAGCAGCATCTCCGCCTGCACAGCGAGGCAGAGAAGAAGCATTTATGGTCGATCAgtggttttcctttttttcccgtcCTCTCCAGCGCATTTGGAGAGTGTGCTGAATAGATGCTAGTTTGCGTTTCCTCATGGATGAAACATCAAAGATACACTGACGTTACCCGGCAAGCCTGCGTTTCGACCCATGGGTGTGAGGTAGGTTGTCTCGGCAAGGAAGTAGAAAATGTTATAAATCAGGCGTTAAGTTGCCCACGTGTCTGATTCTCAGGTGGCAATGTGGTTGAAATATAATCTGatgtgattgtgttgttttgggaTCAAGTCCGCCTTTGACCTTGATTTTGGTTATTTACATTGCTTGAGGGAGTCCTCCCTCCCTCTTTCTTTTGCTCTCACGCTTTCTCTCTCGCTCACTGCTGCTTTGTTTGAGCCATTTTAAATCAGCAGTCACACGGCCAGAAGTTACCTCTGGGTAGCGACAAATTAGGCTACGACTCGTGCCGGCTACAGCTGGTTGTGTGGAAGTTGCCCGCCTGCCTTGCATCATCATGCTCCATTAtcgtttgtgttttttatttttctccagATGACATTGAGGACACTTTAGTGGGATGTGGAGCTCGGACATCGCGCGCAGGAAAATGCATCTTTGGATCGCCTGCATTTTGCTGAGCGTCACCTCTGTACCTACAGCGGGGATGTCTGATGAAGGGATATGTGAACGGCTGTGTGCGTGCGAGGAGAGAGAGGGGATTCTCACCGCGAGCTGTGAAAACAGGGGAATTGGGAGCATCTCGGAAATCAACCCGCTAAACTTCCCACAATATCATCTGCTGCTCACTGGGAATTTTTTGAGAAAGCTCCCCGCCAACGACTTTGTTGAATATCGAGGGCTCACCATATTACATCTGGGAAATAATGAGATATCTGAGGTGGAAGCCGGAGCTTTTAATGGACTTCGGGGATTAAAACGACTACATCTTAACAATAACAAAATTGACGCCTTGAGGGAGGAGCTCTTCTGGGGCCTTGAGAGTCTAGAGTATCTGCAGCTTGATTATAATTATATCACACAAGTGGCCCCCAATGCCCTCGGCAAACTTCGACACCTAGAGGTGTTGATTCTGAATGACAACTTGATATCCACTCTGCCCGTGAATATCTTCCAGCACGTCCCGCTGACTCATCTGGACTTGAGGGGGAATCAGCTGAAAGTGCTTCCATATTCGGGACTGCTGGAGTACATGAACAGCGTGGTGGAGCTGCAGCTGGAGGAAAACCCGTGGAACTGCTCGTGTGACCTGATTGCCCTCAAAACttggctagagagcatttcGTACACAGCCCTGGTGGGCGACGTGGTTTGCGAGTTCCCCTTTCGCCTCCACGGGAGGGATCTGGACGAAGTCTCCAAGCAAGAGTTGTGTCCCAGAAGAGCCATCGCTGAATACGAGATGCCGCCACAACCACATTTGAGCTTAGACGGCAACTACAAGAGTACGCCGGCCCTCGCTACGGCCTCATTAACCTCATCAGGCATTGCACGGTCTTCCTCAAGGCCTACAAAGGGACCCCGACAGTCAGGTAAATTGAAATCAAGACCGACTGCTCGACTAGCAGCGAACAAACCTCAGAGTTATGGCCAGATTATTTCATATCAAACAAAGTCTCCTGTGCCTTTGGACTGTCCGTCCGCCTGCACTTGCAACCTTCAGATTTCAGACCTAGGCCTTAACGTCAACTGCCAGGAACGAAAAATCGAGCACATTTCCGATTTAGATCCCAAACCGTATAACCCCAAAAAGATGTATCTCACCGGGAATTATATCCCAGTGGTGCGGCGAACAGACTTCATTGAGGCAACCGGATTAGATTTGCTCCATTTAGGCAACAATCGAATAGCTCAAATATATGACAGAGCTTTTGGTGATTTAACTCATCTCAGAAGACTTTACCTTAATGGCAATTTGATTGACCATCTTACGGCAGATATATTCTATGGACTAGAGAGTCTGCAGTTCCTATATTTAGAATACAACGTAATCAAGGAAGTGGCTGCTGACACATTTCAGCATGTCCCTAAACTTCAGCTCCTGTTTTTAAACAACAACCTCTTGAAAACGTTACCTCCGGGAGCATTCCGCGGCCTCACGTTGGCCCGCCTCAATCTTCGCAGCAACCACCTGCGATATCTTCCGGTCGGCGGCGTGCTTGATCGGCTCACGGCACTGGTGCAGGTGGATTTGTACGAAAACCCTTGGGATTGCTCGTGCAGTATTCTTGACTTAAAGATGTGGCTGGAGCAGCTCAGCACTGGCACGGTTGTCAACAATGTCATCTGCGGTTCGCCCAAGAGGCTCGCCGGGGAAGACATGCGATATATCAAGACGGTTAATTTCTGCCCTAATAACTCGACCGTAGTGGGATCCGTGATACCCCCCTCGGAAGAATCTTTCCCCGGAAGCACCATCACCATAGAAACATCATTAGACTCCGATACACAGTATGGTGCCATCCCTTTATCAGTGATGATTCTTGCCCTCCTGTTCATCTTCATTATGTCCGTGTTTGTGGCAGCAGGACTGTTTGTAACAATGAGAAAGAGGCACCTAAAGAGTCAAAACGAGCAGAATAACTCCATGAATGCTTGCATTAGCTCACTCAACATGGAGTACGGACTGTACAAAAAGGGATCCGTCCCAAAGGTCAGAACATCAGCTGGACACGTGTATGAATATATTCCACCTCCTTCGGACCAAACGTGCAGAACGACAGGTCACACTTCTGCTGACGGTAAATCCGCTGAGGGATTTCGGGACTTCGACGAGTTAAGTGGCGCCTTCCCGACTAATTCGGATGAAGAAGCGACGAGCAATGTAATAGGCTCGGAATACAGCACCACAGCTTCGGAGACTCTCAATAAGCCATCTGGCATGAAACAAGATGATCCTTCATACTATAGAGAAGTCCCTGATCCAGAGCAGAAGCCCCACTACAGCAATACGCTACCTTGCAGGCATGCTGCACGTCCGACCAGTCAGTACACATCGGATTTTGACGTGAGACCGCAGCACATTCATCCTGACAGAGTGCAACAGACAATAttgtactgcacaacaccaagtACTGTTTATGTGGAGCCCAACAGGAGCGAATATTGGGAACTAAAAGCAAAGCTTCACATTGATCCAGATTATCTTGAGGTTCTTGAAAAAAGAACAACATTTACACAGTTTTAAAATACTTGGCTGACAAACACATTGAATTGGACAAAACAAAGAGATATTTCTAGATGACATCTTCGTAGGTACGATGGATTGTAAGCTGCAGCATGCATTTGTGTGATGCTCAAGATTTGCATCATTGAGTAATGACTTTTGTTCTCATCTGACATGAACTGCATGTCAGCTAATCCTATCACAAGTACATCTACTTATATTGAAAATGCTATGACATCGGAACGATGCCTTTAGGACATATGGGGGTCGAGGACTAGAATTGACTCAGTTTGTACTGGAGAACCGCATAACCACAAAGAAACAcatatttctgtattttttgtttacatTGATCCAATCAATAATTTAGCAAGGTCTAATAGTACAAGTAGTTACTAGGAAGACAAATTTGGGCaggattataaaaaaaaactaaaaaataaaaaaggagttTATGTCAATTAATTTGGTTAATATGCCCTAACACTCTAGCCTAAGGCTTTTCAAAGTGTGAGCGTCTCCCTCAGTGAACATAAAATAGCTGGCGCCTCCCTTTCTTTCATCACAGTGGATCTCACACCAAAATGATTCATGACTATGCACCGTGCATAATGCTGTTTTTATTAGTCTCAACATGGCAAGATAGCCCTTTTAATAACTACTTTCTAGAACAAATTGATTTTTAGGGACTGCAGAGTTTTGTGCTCTCTAATGATTGAAATCAATCCATCTATTTAAACTTTTTCACAAACTGCTATTGCATTTCTCCTCACGTCACCTTAGCTCACCCCAACTAGTCAGTGTTGTAGACAGCACAACAGTTTTGgtcaatatatattttgaaggtCTTGGTTTGGTCTCAGACTCAATTCACAAAAGAATCAACTCTTGGTCTAAGTCTCAGGCTTGACTCCCAAAGGATTTTTAGCTAAATGTTGGTAGCATCTTGGTCTTGAGCACAACAAAAGTGTTAAATAATCAATGCATTATTGCTGATTTTACTTGAAGCGAAATAAATAATACTTAACGCAAACTATGACAAAATTAATGTTGAAAACGTTACAAATGTACAATTTGCCATACATTTCCAGTTCAGTATATCCGCCATTTTCATCATTAGTGATTTGTGGCCATTTTTAGTCAAGTCGAATGTACATATGTTTTTGAAAAATCTTAACATAAATTATGTATTCTGGGTAACCACATAATGAAACCCAGAATATACTGTATGCaagtaaaaatgtttgaaaaatagTTGGTTTTACTCATCTGGTTAAAATGGAAAAACCCTTACAAAACTAGTTCTATTTTTGGAACAAACAAGGCAGTCGCGGTGCTAACCCTGCTAAGCCCCACCCACCTCCAATATGTAATGCCACTCACTCCCTTGCATGCTATTTTTTCCCCTGTGAATCAACGTTAATAATATCATTTTTAGTTAAAAATAGAATAAAGGAGATTATT
It includes:
- the slitrk5b gene encoding SLIT and NTRK-like protein 5, which gives rise to MWSSDIARRKMHLWIACILLSVTSVPTAGMSDEGICERLCACEEREGILTASCENRGIGSISEINPLNFPQYHLLLTGNFLRKLPANDFVEYRGLTILHLGNNEISEVEAGAFNGLRGLKRLHLNNNKIDALREELFWGLESLEYLQLDYNYITQVAPNALGKLRHLEVLILNDNLISTLPVNIFQHVPLTHLDLRGNQLKVLPYSGLLEYMNSVVELQLEENPWNCSCDLIALKTWLESISYTALVGDVVCEFPFRLHGRDLDEVSKQELCPRRAIAEYEMPPQPHLSLDGNYKSTPALATASLTSSGIARSSSRPTKGPRQSGKLKSRPTARLAANKPQSYGQIISYQTKSPVPLDCPSACTCNLQISDLGLNVNCQERKIEHISDLDPKPYNPKKMYLTGNYIPVVRRTDFIEATGLDLLHLGNNRIAQIYDRAFGDLTHLRRLYLNGNLIDHLTADIFYGLESLQFLYLEYNVIKEVAADTFQHVPKLQLLFLNNNLLKTLPPGAFRGLTLARLNLRSNHLRYLPVGGVLDRLTALVQVDLYENPWDCSCSILDLKMWLEQLSTGTVVNNVICGSPKRLAGEDMRYIKTVNFCPNNSTVVGSVIPPSEESFPGSTITIETSLDSDTQYGAIPLSVMILALLFIFIMSVFVAAGLFVTMRKRHLKSQNEQNNSMNACISSLNMEYGLYKKGSVPKVRTSAGHVYEYIPPPSDQTCRTTGHTSADGKSAEGFRDFDELSGAFPTNSDEEATSNVIGSEYSTTASETLNKPSGMKQDDPSYYREVPDPEQKPHYSNTLPCRHAARPTSQYTSDFDVRPQHIHPDRVQQTILYCTTPSTVYVEPNRSEYWELKAKLHIDPDYLEVLEKRTTFTQF